GTATCTTTGTTCAGTATCTTGGGGGCCAGGCGGTGGTGGACCCATCGAAAATAGACCAACAGCGTTGCAAATCGTTCCGCCATGACAATGTCCGGGATGACCCTGCTTGACATGCTCAACGTCCGCAGAGTCCGATTGGTCAATCACGTGCTGTGAACCACTGCCATGTGCATGAGCAGAATCGGCCGTCACAAGCAGCCCGCCAATGGCCAGCACCATTGACAGTATGATGTAACGAATTGCACTGCCCATTCGGCTCGTCACCTTCAGAAAATCCCGTTTTCCTGCTGCAACTCTCTTATGTACGCCACGATGCCTTTCACATCCGCACGGGTCAAGCCATCGACCGGCGGCATATTGCCGAACTTCCAATGGTGTGCCCGAACTCCATTCTGGACTGCCACATAAAATGACTCGTCCGAATGGTGGCTTGGTTCATAGATTTTATGCACCAAAGGTGGTGCAAGGCCTTCCAGACCCGTTGCATTCGCGCCATGGCACGCCGAGCATTTGGCGTC
This Ruegeria sp. THAF33 DNA region includes the following protein-coding sequences:
- a CDS encoding cytochrome c, producing the protein MDKLTLLIGGVVVAGAAAFVYNLNQQPTGHSMTPPDTSALEPGDPIENVNLPDQLSEFAAVGKVAFDAKCSACHGANATGLEGLAPPLVHKIYEPSHHSDESFYVAVQNGVRAHHWKFGNMPPVDGLTRADVKGIVAYIRELQQENGIF